In Hydrogenimonas thermophila, a single genomic region encodes these proteins:
- a CDS encoding DEAD/DEAH box helicase, with protein MEQEIIEQSKLEEQPSVSFSDFGFKQPIMRAIDRMGFKVPSPIQEKVIPLILEGHDVVGQAHTGTGKTAAFGLPALNNIEWRNGVDLLVITPTRELATQVSDELFSLGRFAGIRTVSVYGGQSYRRQLDLISRGAQVVVATPGRLLDMLSSGKLEDFNPSIVVLDEADEMLDMGFLDDIKEIFSYLPQQRQTLLFSATMPEPIKDLARHILHEPKFVSVTKKETTNKDIRQLYYVIEEKDRDDAIVRLLDKEEPEKSIVFCRMKREVDRVVELLQAQGVNARGLHGDMEMRERMEVIKGFRGRDIDVLVATDVAARGLNIENVSHVFNYHIPFDPESYVHRIGRTGRAGKKGTAITLVTPLEFKELERIRQKVGTKMEYGFVDEGGDSAEDLAERFLESVRAQDLNEEAVKIYEVLENEMSPQKVAYKLISLILDNGLISQKSKGIGFSQEEVERLMEISGMAEKSKKSGNRKRRSSGRNSRNRSSGGRRY; from the coding sequence ATGGAACAAGAGATAATTGAACAGAGTAAACTAGAAGAGCAACCTTCAGTAAGTTTTTCCGATTTTGGATTTAAACAGCCTATTATGCGTGCTATTGATCGAATGGGGTTTAAAGTGCCTAGTCCAATTCAGGAGAAGGTGATCCCTTTGATTTTGGAAGGGCATGATGTTGTTGGGCAGGCTCACACGGGGACTGGTAAGACAGCAGCATTTGGATTGCCTGCATTAAATAACATAGAGTGGCGAAATGGAGTTGATTTGTTAGTTATAACTCCTACTCGTGAGTTAGCAACACAGGTAAGTGATGAGCTTTTCAGTCTTGGACGTTTTGCAGGTATTCGTACTGTTAGTGTTTATGGTGGGCAGAGTTACCGCAGACAGCTTGATCTCATCAGTCGTGGAGCACAGGTTGTTGTAGCAACACCGGGACGTTTGTTAGATATGCTGAGTTCTGGAAAACTTGAGGATTTTAATCCATCTATTGTTGTTTTGGATGAAGCAGATGAGATGCTTGATATGGGCTTTTTGGATGATATTAAAGAGATTTTCAGTTATCTTCCACAACAGCGTCAAACGCTTCTTTTTTCAGCTACAATGCCTGAACCTATTAAAGATTTGGCTCGTCACATTCTTCATGAGCCAAAGTTTGTTTCAGTTACTAAAAAAGAGACAACAAATAAAGATATTCGCCAACTCTACTACGTTATAGAAGAGAAAGACAGAGATGATGCAATTGTGCGGCTTTTAGATAAAGAGGAGCCGGAAAAATCTATAGTATTTTGTCGTATGAAACGTGAAGTTGACCGTGTTGTTGAGCTTTTGCAAGCACAAGGTGTTAATGCCAGAGGTCTTCACGGCGATATGGAGATGCGTGAGCGCATGGAGGTAATTAAAGGATTTAGAGGTAGAGATATAGATGTACTTGTTGCTACTGATGTTGCGGCAAGAGGGCTTAACATCGAGAATGTAAGTCACGTATTTAACTACCATATTCCATTTGATCCTGAGAGTTATGTTCACCGCATTGGTCGTACAGGGCGTGCCGGCAAGAAAGGTACAGCCATTACACTTGTTACACCATTGGAGTTTAAAGAGTTAGAGCGTATTCGTCAAAAAGTTGGTACCAAAATGGAGTATGGCTTTGTTGATGAAGGTGGTGATTCGGCTGAAGATCTTGCTGAACGCTTTTTAGAGAGTGTGCGTGCTCAGGATCTTAACGAAGAGGCTGTTAAAATTTATGAAGTTCTTGAAAATGAGATGTCACCGCAAAAAGTAGCTTATAAGCTTATCTCTTTAATTCTTGATAATGGACTTATCTCTCAAAAGAGTAAAGGCATTGGGTTTAGTCAAGAAGAGGTTGAGAGATTGATGGAGATAAGCGGTATGGCTGAAAAATCTAAAAAGAGTGGAAACCGCAAACGCCGCAGTAGTGGAAGAAACAGTCGTAACAGAAGTAGTGGTGGTCGTCGATATTAA
- a CDS encoding FmdE family protein, which produces MNYPAFFDEVEPIETIDPLADVLGAIDNGSITYNYIDMVKLAGHSCPTVAGAWLMCKIGLKELYKDELPVRGNVKVELKGSLDEGVTGVTGSCIGLVTGAANEGGFKGLNGKMARNNRLFYGVNMEKEVRLTRLDTNDSVELSYDPSIVPGSPEQQQLMQKIMQGNALPEDKKQFGELWQERVKKILLQSELWSQMVTLK; this is translated from the coding sequence ATGAACTACCCGGCTTTTTTTGATGAAGTAGAACCGATTGAAACCATTGACCCACTAGCTGATGTTTTAGGTGCCATAGATAATGGTAGTATCACTTATAACTATATTGATATGGTTAAGCTTGCAGGACACTCTTGCCCTACTGTTGCAGGTGCGTGGCTAATGTGCAAAATTGGTTTAAAAGAGCTTTATAAAGATGAACTTCCTGTCAGAGGAAATGTTAAAGTTGAATTAAAAGGCAGTCTTGACGAGGGAGTTACCGGAGTTACTGGAAGTTGCATAGGTTTAGTTACAGGAGCTGCCAATGAGGGCGGTTTTAAAGGACTTAATGGGAAAATGGCTCGAAACAACCGTCTTTTTTATGGTGTTAATATGGAAAAAGAGGTGCGATTGACAAGACTAGATACAAACGATAGTGTTGAGTTAAGTTATGATCCTTCTATAGTCCCTGGTTCTCCTGAACAGCAACAGCTTATGCAAAAGATAATGCAAGGCAATGCCTTACCAGAAGATAAAAAACAATTTGGAGAGCTTTGGCAAGAGAGAGTTAAAAAGATTTTACTTCAGTCAGAACTTTGGTCACAAATGGTTACTCTAAAGTAA